A stretch of the Streptomyces ortus genome encodes the following:
- a CDS encoding DUF6932 family protein, whose product MEGITISGFCGTDTYDYSRYRFVADGAGGTVHGGHSLIPPLTSGGMLPVGRHPATLEEIHDVFVVQAPHSMHRQRLYSALELYVALVRDLLPRATLWIDGGFCTHKATPPADIDLVLFASRRLVQHFDQERWTRMNQLITLQNLTAMVPHTVERRIQPMGGLIDAFFAEEGNADDVALWDYNWSLVKDDDGKIVDGEHKGYLEVAL is encoded by the coding sequence ATGGAAGGAATCACGATCAGCGGGTTCTGCGGAACCGATACCTACGATTACAGTAGGTATCGGTTCGTTGCTGATGGTGCTGGGGGGACAGTCCATGGAGGGCACTCGTTGATTCCGCCGTTGACCTCTGGGGGGATGCTGCCCGTAGGGCGTCACCCAGCGACGCTAGAGGAGATCCATGACGTGTTCGTGGTGCAAGCCCCTCACTCAATGCACCGGCAACGCCTCTACTCTGCACTAGAACTCTACGTGGCCCTGGTGCGCGACCTGCTTCCGCGCGCCACACTGTGGATAGATGGCGGGTTTTGCACTCACAAGGCGACACCTCCCGCAGATATCGATCTTGTGCTATTCGCGTCGCGCAGGCTCGTACAGCATTTCGACCAGGAGAGGTGGACGCGGATGAATCAACTCATAACGCTCCAAAACCTCACTGCGATGGTGCCGCACACTGTTGAGCGGAGGATCCAGCCGATGGGAGGCCTCATCGACGCGTTCTTTGCCGAGGAGGGAAACGCTGACGACGTCGCTCTTTGGGATTATAATTGGTCCCTAGTTAAAGATGACGACGGGAAGATCGTTGACGGCGAGCATAAGGGCTACCTGGAGGTAGCGCTGTGA